CGGAGCCGTAAGCCGGTTACACACCTCCGTGCCGTCTCCGCCGTgtaacccccaacccacatGGCCATCTCCACTCTTCGTTGACTTCAACATTCCCAAACGGCCGGTGACCTCCGAGTTCAAAACGGCTCCGCCACAGTATCACAGCTCTCAGCACCGGCACCCAGACTTGGTTCCCCACTCATTCAGAATACGAGACTCAATGAATATATCCAACGGCGTGAAAATACTACTCTACCTTACCCATCGTCTTGTTAACAGTCCAGAAGAGGATAGTCAGCAACTTACACTTGCGTAGCGTACCTCGTCACCACGATTGGGGGCGTGTTGGTGATAGAAGCTCCCTTCCAACAAATCCAACTCTAACCATCCAACCACAGCACCAAGCCGGAGATGCCTTCGCGGcatttcccctcccccctcctcgcttGTAACAGTTCGGAAAGAAAGGATTCATGACCATCTCTGGTGTAACCCATTCCACgtgtctcctcccccgtgCCGCCCAACTATCTCACGCCAATCTCAACGCCACGAAAGCCACATCTCTCTTACCCCTCTCATCCGCAATACCACATTATCACAGTCTCACCGAACACATTCATTCTTTACCTTCTAGAATAGTTCCAGAAACCTGCATCTCACCGGCACAACAAGAAACTGCAACGGTATTCTCAGCTTAcacaaaacccccatccatccGGTTCCCACGGATCTGGAAAACAGCTTAATTCGGGCAATTCTTTACTGCGTGTTTCATCTCACCACCCGCATATCTTGAAACAAACCACACAGCCCGCCCTTCCATGCACCCTTCCACGCGGCTTCTCTTGCATATGCCTAGACTTTCGATTTACCCCCCGCCACACTACCCAACCCAGTCATGCATGCTCACATTTTTTGACTACTGTAGGAAAatggcacacacacacattagcaacaacaacagcaacaatgaCGTTAAACTTTCTTGTTGGTTTTGACAGGGCATTAGTCTGCAGTAGCGCGTATGGTTGGGTACGTACACTGTTCCACGGTAGGAGTTGAAGCACCCTTAAGCGCCAGCCTCACCGTCACACGTATCGATCTTAAAGGATCAGAAACAACCTGGAGCTCCACGCGGCAACTCGAGACCCCTAGAATAACGGCAGTTAGATACACCAAAAAACCTAGCAATGGCGCGGCCGGCACCTACTTGCCCGAATCTCGTCGCCATACCAGGTAGGTAGACAGGATCCCAATCCTCTTTCCATCTATCTGTTGGCTGCACCACACGGCAATTGAAATCcttccccatcaacctcaaacccccATCTGGAACAAGAATGTGGAATTTGACGAAAGCACGGCACGGCCGCCACCGGTTCTCCAGAAGAAGGATCGTATCCTCTCTCTGTGGCTTGACGCCCGCCCATCCGGCACAAGGGGGTGACGAAATCACATCAACTTCCGAGTGCCGCCTCTCACTCAtcagagcagcagcagttgcAAGTTCGTTTCATGAACAAACTTCTCGtttcatcatccccctcttcccacagTGGGGTCGAGAGAGACAAATCTGAGGTTGAACAAACTTCCATGGCGTTCATCCCAAACAGGTGATGTCATCTTCCCTAGATACTGTCATCACCGTCGTGATTCACATGCTGTATGTAATCATCCCACATCACCAATTTGACAAATCTCTCCTTACCTGCACATGACAATACTTCATCTCGGCTCCCCTTGACAAATCCGAGTTGTCActatctcccccccccctttgtTTTCTGACCTCAAAACTTCAGAGTAGTATTCCAAAGCCTCCTCCCTACTACTCAGCCTAGCCACCAAAAAACCCAGGCCCATCCGGTCCGGTCAACGGGTCGGGCAGGTCTCGTTACCCGAAAGCGAGAGGAGAGCAGCAACCCGGCCGGGATTGCCATCATCTCCGATACTCATAGTCAAAAGCAAACGATTGTGTCGTAGTGGATCAAGTCATATCGGCGAACAGCGAAAACTGCATGTGTGACTGAAAAATGTGACTCTGCATAGCCTCTGTACTCGAACTCGGCAGTAATTGTACAATTTCAAATAAACCTTTTTGTAATCGTAATCTGTCATCATTGCATGTCTTGCCAGCCTGTAGAATTAATGTACTGGGCCTTTCTGTGCTTGGCTTATTCCTTCGGTCAAGTGTCCAGTATTAGCCAACCTGAGTCCAAACTAGAAAAAGACTCCCTGTACCGGACttcatcaaccccgccataCCGAGCAAACGTCATATGCAGAAAGCCATAGCATTGCAGAGAATacgaaggaaaagagaaatcACAATACGGAAACGCGGCTGCTTCCTCCACGCTTTGTCAGAGGAAGATCATGTGCTGTTTAGCGCAAGTTGTCATCTTTTTTGTAGAGTAGGGTAACACAACCGCAATGAGTGGTGTGTGCGTGTAAGTGTGTGAGTGGAACTCGCTCCGTTTTGAAGTTGCAAATGTACTGGTACAtgaagaggggagggggaccaCACCCATCAAGTCGTTGTGTTCCCAAATCAATCCAAAAGAAAATCACCAttctgggggggggggggaaagagcAGGGTTAGGATAAAAAAGCTGATTTGCCCGAGTAAACCCATGCAAGGGGAAAGAAATGAAGAGGAACACCACTGCGGccgcggctgcggctgcggcgggTATTCGATGGGTCGCtcagaaggggaaaaaagaggggggaagcTTCATAACGCTGTGTGCGGATAGGCTCGCTCGTTTCTCCAttttcatcccatctttttgCTGTATGGGATATGCACGTCGCAACTCTCGGGTCGTCTCGGCTGTGGGATTGCGGCGCTGAGGGGTGGTCTCTCGAGAGGAAAAGCAGTGGCAGCCTGGGCTTGACGCAAGACGCAAGGTACGGTGCACTGCAGCGCAACCCATCGCCCATCCAGCCGGTAAAAATATTACTAAAAGGCTCCCAGCTAGCAGAAGCTTCTATGCATGACCCGGTTTTCTCACCCTTTTCGGCACTTTTGGTGACGTCGGGGGGTACTATATGATATTTCTGTCAGAAAGCTGTCAGACTGCCACCCATCCAATCCGCCCCAAAACGGTTGCGGTTGAGTAGATTATGCGGGAGGagtgtgggtggtgtgggatTGACCCAGCAAATACTCATCGGTAAATAGCATAGAAAGGCATGGAAACAGCCATCATGCTTtgtgtgatgatgatcataAGTCCTATGATCTTCGAAGAGGTGGTGTGGGTAAGGGTGGTGGGCAGCTGAGAAAGGGTGCCGGGTAGGTTCACGAGGGCCGCCAGAAATGGTCGATTAGCGCATGCACACTCGGTCGATCAAAACCAGCCCGTCGGGCCACAATTCAAGGGCTGGAGCGCATTGACGATGTCATGGCAGGACTGGACAGGGAAAAACGCCTGCGGGAGAGGCGAGAGATTCACCGTTGCTCGGTGGGCAACCCCGGGGCCGATACTCGGGTCGGATGGGCtaacagctcctccaagccTCCTTCTCGTTAATGCTGGTCCGACCCTTGACCTTGATCATAACGGAGACAGCAAGAATCGAaacggtggtgatgttgggagCTGTCGGTGTTGATGATTGACAACCTGCTTACAAACTATGCGAAATAAGCGCCGTCAGATATCTTTTTTGCAAAAAAGCATCATCTGTTGAGATGCAAAATCGAGCCAAgcgtgagagagagaaagctTGGTGCCCCTCCGGTTTGGTATTTTTGGACCCCACCACTTGCCTAAAGCGGGAGTTTCCTCGTCCTGAGCCAACGAAAGGGCGCCGCGGGGGGCACCCCTCTATTTTTATCGTACCAGGCACCCGGGACGCCTGATTGGCGGCCGACGCTTCGCTTGCACCCTTTTGAGCTTAAAGTGCTGACGGGCAGGGATGGGAGCAGGGCTTTGTCACCCCCGCCATGAATAACTCTTCAACGTTTTTTCTCTTCGGCTCTTCCAGCATGGAAGAGGGTGTGCACAGCATTTTCTATTGTCTCATTGTCCTTGAATCTTCGAGCTCTCATTGAACAGTCTGCTAATaaaaacagaaaaaggaaaaaggcCAATCGGCTGCTGCAGGAAACGGTGCCAACATGGGTGGAGACGAGATCTACCAAAACGTCcgattgggagggggaggggtgacaACACATGTCTTGGCTTGCAACTCATTATTAGCAGCAAGCTACAGACACTACCGCCCAACTATTGAATCGTCATGTGATGCTTGCTTTTGCTGCCAGTGTGTTGAAGTGAATTCCGCCTTGGGGACCATGATGGTCGTGCCTCTATGTAAAAGCCGATACAAGGATCCCCGCCATGATGAGCCGTAGCTGGGACCGCCTCATCTTAGATCGAATCGGGTGACATGCCTTCGAATCTGACGGAACAGCTAGCGTCGGAAACCTCAATCCTATCCTGACATCACGGCACTTTGGTTCACTGTACGTAGGTAGTTATTGATATTTCCTAATGCTATTCAACAGCTATCGTCCAGGATCTGCAACCCCTGGAATCCCGCCAGAGGTGCTAAGCCGGCCTGGCAAGAATAATCTATCTGACTGCGCGAGTAGTAATGAAAGGCTTCCAGAGTCCCGCAAAATCCCTCCCGTTGTAACAGTTTCCTCCGGTACCATCTTGCCCGCTGCTCCTGAGCAGGAATTAACTAAGAAATAACAAGAGAGTATTGTCATATGCATCAAACATGAAAACATGACTTGGAAGGGGAAACAAAACAGCCGACTTGAATGTAAGGAAACAAGataaaaacacacaaataaAAATACAGAAACATTCGCCAACGCTTTCCGAAATGTGATCAAACCATGAaaaccaaaagaagaagaaaacccaAGCCAAAATGTTCCGGTTGCCCGGAAGCCCTCTGCCCAAACGCCTGGTATCGTGACCCATATGCATCCATAACATGACATCTTCCATAGAATGAAGAAAATCGAAAAGAAAATGCTGGTGTCTAAATGATGAGGGGTGTTGTACAATCGTGTTGTTTCGAGTGTCGTAGTACAGTAGAAAAATGCAGACGCTATGCTTCTAGATTGCCGAAACCCAAGTTGCCGTAAAAGCCAAATAACTCCTGAGCCAAAATCGAGGCTCTATTGCTCTGCTGAGCCTGTAGCGTTCAAGTCATGGTAAAATGTCTTGGGGAGCCCAGTGTGAGGTGCGGTGTCCCTTGGTGTTTTCCTTCGTCTTCGATAACAGAACTGCCTGTCCGTTGGTGGTGCATTCGTCCGTAGGGGAAATTGAGCGACATGGGCGAGATGTTGAGTCTTGTTTGCCGCTTAGAGAAAAGCAGGCGGGGCTGATGTTGACATCAATCGATCGTGGCCCACGAAGAGATAGGAAAGCCGAGAGaatggttgggttggtgccggagcCCGTTCTCGGAATGAGTAGAGATAAGAGACCCAATCTTCATACTCAAAAGGTACCAGTGGTGGTGAATGCGAGGAACGGCAGCCTATTGTCGAAGACACAACTTTTCATCGGTACCGGCTGCCGTGTGAGCTTTTGTGTGATCCCTGGCCGTGGGAGTGGTAGCCCGAGTCGGAATACTGGGAGTATCCGTAGTCGTCATATCCGCTGGAGTGTGCTGTGTGATCCGCGCAGGCGTACCCAACCAATATCGTCCTCTGCTGGATTGTGTGGCCTACACGACCATATGCCGCACAACGGTCGATGGCGTGCTGGTAGTACAAGCAGCGGCAAGATGAGTACCGCTCGATCAACTGGTAGCACATGATGCTGACTTGAGCTTGAGACTGAGTGTGAGTGTCTGTATGTATGCTGGGGGTAGGAGGTGTCGTCCGTGCAGAGGGCGTTGACTGCCGGAGcgggaggtggcggtggggttgCTGTGATGGGATGTGTGATCTGATCTGATCTGATGTGTATCTGACTATCGAAAACCAAGGCTTGGTGTGCGAACTTGTGTAGAGGGGTCGAGTGAAAGTGCACGAGATTCCTGAGAGCGAAGGCCAAAATAAATATAGGAGCAATACCAAAGGGGTGGCAGAGCCCGAATTCGAGGTGTGCAAGAAGAGTGCGAAGCGAATGGCAACGCAAGGCAAGCAACAGAACAAGAGAAATGAGTAATTAGGCAATACACCTTCATGCAAGCCAGTTGTGAATGTTCGACTCATCATCTCCAGACCGAAAGAGGACATCGTAGGAGCCTTATAGGCGTAGGAGCCTGTCGAAGGTCTCCAGCCGTTGTTTGGAGGGGACCTGCGTCTGCGGCGTGAAGGCAGCAATCACCACCTGCTGCCAGGGGAAGGATAGGGATAGTAGCTCACACCTCGCCCTCAGTAACCAGACTCCAGCATAGAGCCATGCAGACTAACGCAACGGAAGAGGGCGCAGGGACCGTTGTTGGGTGGTCCATGAACCGGTACATGGCTCTGTTTGGCATGGTGTTCTCTGGCGGATGCACAAGGTGCATGTCATGGTGCAGGGTGCAGGTGTTGTTTGGGAGACTTCGCAGTCCTGTTGAACGCAGGTGCGACAGAAATTGACggtaggtgggtgggttCTGCTGGTACGAAGTCGCAGTACTAGCGGTTGGCCGGCAGGGATAGCTCCTGGAGGGTACAGCGacacctcaccccccagcCCCCAACTAAACGGAGCCCAAGCATCATAACGGAGCGCGGCAATCTGACTGCAGTGCCGGGGAAGCCCGTTATTGCGGCGTGACTCCCTCTCTAGTGTCGAGTTTCGCGGGTACCGGACGACAAGGTCACCGCCGCCCTTGATTGAATTGGTGTGTGCCATCTGCCGTCTTAGAGCTTGCTTCCAGAATTGGCAGATACATTAGGGCACAGGACACAGAACGAGACGCTGACGTCAAAAGCCACATAGGCCACTCCCGTCATGCCTGAGGTTCCATTTTCGCAAACAACACGCGAGCTGCTTGTGCTGTGCGTATTTGCTGATGCGTCTTTTTTCATGACGGCCAGCATGAACCAGTGCATCAGACTCGGTGTGTGTTGTATGGCGcggtgtggtgttggtgatggtgggtaGTAGTGAGGTACAGCGGGAGCCACTGCAGGAGACAAAGTACTGCAGCGTGATGCAAGCGCGCTCCAGCGATCGATAATCAGATCTTGGGACCTGCCGGAGCAACATTGCCTGCGTCGGGTCAACTCTACTGCTGCAGGCATCAATGTGCCACGACAGCAGCATTGGCCGAATACATACATACTCCAACAACTTCCAGCGTGGTTTTTTGTTCGGTAAGCTATGCAAGCAATATCGACGACTGATCATCAAAGGTCCCGGATCTAGGTGGGCCGCTGCGCACTCCGGCTTTTCCAAGCAACTCAGGAAGCAGATGTCGCAGTTGACGCCGCGTTCAGCTCGAGGTCCTTTCAACTGTTCAAACACGCAACGCCGAGTTGCAATAGCAACCGAGACAAGTTCCGTCCATCATTCGACTTGTGGAGCAAGCTGGGCATCCTCGCAGCAGGGACGGCGATATCAGCTATCCTGTTCTTGGCAGGCCAGTTCGACGATGACCTTGCCGTGAGAGTCCAAGGCACACCCGCGGAGCCGTTCCCGGCCGTGAGTTAGGCGGCGGTCCTTCTGCTCCTTCAAAGCGGTCCCTCCCGTCGGCAAGTAAGGTAAGGAATCAACCATCGTCATGCGCTGGGCCTTGACCTGGGAAGTCGGTCCGTCACATACTCCCACATCAGCAGTCTATTTGCTGAACCGCACCGAGAGCCGCAGAGCATTGTGGGTGCGGCGTAGATCTGAATCCTGTATGTCGATGGGGCGTGCAGTGTACAAGCCTCAGCGGGGGTttcgggggtggtgtggctgaCCAGGCACCACGCCTTCGAAACTCGTAACGAGGAAACCAGTAAGGCGTCTCCAAAGATAGTTCGAGTTCATTGTGTAGCAGTGGGGGAAGTTGATGAATTCTCTCGATCCCATGATGGAGTACTAAGTTAAGGTAGTTGACTTTGAGGTCCGAGAATCAGATGGTGTGTTGTACGAACAACTGACCCGGGGTTGTCTCCCGGTTATCTGGGTGGGTCAGTATAGACAAGGATGCTAACGACTTCACTAGTGATTTCTCTACTACTGACGAGAGATCATCACCAGCATATGATATCAGAGCGAACAGCCCAATCCATCCGCAACGAAGCGAGTTGAAACGGTCGTGCCAAGAAGAGATCGTAGAAACGGGACAGGGACCAGGGACGGGAGCATCTGATTGGCGTGCGGGAACCTGTGCTCACCGCCAAGACTGTCAATGTTTCTTGAAACAAACCGCCGCTGCCATGGCGGCCTCTGTTTCCTGGCGCCGGTCCGGATCACGGAGTCGGGGGGCTTGACCGTGGGGCCGGGAGGATGCCGCTCAACTCGGTCATTGGGCGTGGTACGGAATGTCGACCGGAACCCTGACGGTCTTCTGTTCTGCTATGGCTAAATCTGCAGTCATCCTGTGTGGGTGCTCCCTCCCCTAGTCCGGCTACAGAATGGCATGACGGACATCGATACCAAAGATACTGGATTTAGCAGTTGGATCTCGTCAGCACCCGAGTTTTAGGGCTATTGTTGATATCATCTTGTCACAACGGGCGCTTCAGCCGTACCTCGCCCAATGGTGGCCAATGCGATGCTGCAGATGGTGGCTGCCCTCCCTGACCGTCACCCTGGGACTGGAACCCTGGTTCGATCTTGCGATCGGTGGGGGATGTGCCCCTCTACCTCCACCAGTCGGCCTTTTACCACAgctccaccatccaccatgTGTGTACCACATCACCAAATGTCGAAAAGGCGGCTGGGGACGGTGAGGACGGACAGCATACTATTGCCTGACACTTTGGTGGTTAGTTTGGTTAGTTTGATTTCAAGGATCGGCCGCTCCTGTCAGCGCTGGAGTCCTGCGTGCGCAGAGTGTATTTCCTAGTGGTCGCCTGCCTACCATCTGGGCAATCACCTGAGGTTGTAACGCGGAAGGGCATCAGAACATCAATGTCTTCCACCCAAACCAGGGGTTATCGGCCATGGAGACGGCAATTATGACTCGGCTGTCTCGGGACGACGACGGTATGCGTAGAGAGTACTCCTGTCAATGACGACATCAAGACAGCACTCACCGAAAGGGCCGCCCAAACGAGGTCCCATAATCCCTTCGGTCCCCTTCCCGTTGCTGGTTGCTACTGTATGTGGCTCGTATCCACCGCAAGAACTTCAAACTCATCGCCAACACCTGTGTGCGAAGTGTCAGCGTGCTTTCGAGTTTCAATTCAACCTTGCGATATGCCTGACCCCACTGCGCGGCACGATCTTTTCGGGAACCCTAATCATCCTTTGCCGGCGCCGGGcccatggtgatgatggcacgATGGAGCCCTAGTGGTCTTTGGATGCCGACCGGGGAGCTCTGGGACGCGGCATGCGGGGACAAACGGAGTTTTGACCGACGGGGCTCGGGAGCGGGCCAACCAGGCTGGCTTGACGAGCCCGCAGTGCTGCATGTCTTGCGGCCTTTCGTCTTGGGGTCCAATCAGGAATCGGCTCGATAGGACGGTCGCAACACAGCCTCGCGATGGCTGACGGCTGCAGCTATtcgctgtcgtcgttgaCTCGGTCGCTCAACAAATGGAGCATCAGTGACGTCGAAAGTGGAAACGGAATCGCCGGCAGGAATTAGGAGACGGAAGATGTAAATGTTCGCAGTAGCCTCTTCTTGCTGTGTTTCATTATTGGCAGTCTCCCCCACTAAACTTTAGTTGCTGCCAGTGAGTGCATTTACAATTGCTTGCTTGGTCGGCTAGCACCCAATCAGGCATCAAAATCAGGCAGCAGTCCTTgggtgctgttgatgctgaccATGTGAAAGAGCCAACCTcccaagaagctcgacagAAACAAGGAAGGTGCAAAGCTGCAATCTATCTTACCCCACCACAGCAAACGTTCATCGGTTATGTTGTCGACGCCGTTGAGATGAGATGCGAGATTCTGGGCTCATTTCCAGCCCCCATCCATGATATCGCCGAACACTTTTATATCTCTTCTGCCAACACGAGCCTTTGTGAGTAATTTCTGAGTGGCTGTGAGCCATGGCCATGATTCGGACCAAGGGATATACATGGTAACTGACCGAAAAACATAGTCTGCCTCCCGTTAAGTGCCACAGTGTATACAGGAAAGTGTGACTTCAAAACGACTAGAAACAATCAAATGAGCGTCAGATTAAGCTTCATCCGCACTCATAGATGCCCGTCTTATGTCGCACAAACTCTACAAGCCACCATCAGGACCCCCTCTCGGGTTGCTGCTCGGTCTGCCTTCTGCCGTACAAGGAGGTTCCCAACATCAGCTTCTCGATATTCATCTCTCCTGCGCTTACAGGAACCCATCGCCGTGTGGTATACTGTCGCCCAGTCTTGAGGGCTCATGCCACACAGTGCCGGAATCCGGACGGTTTCAGATTTGGGCGCAGAGAGACTGTGGCGATTACTACCCCAGATTCTTTAAAATGCCTTGAGATGCGGCACAGAGTCTTTTCACATTGTGTCGGGCCTTTCGAGTTGGCTTTGAACCCAACTGTCATGCCTAGTTCAAGGGGCAAAGCTGCCTTTTGgcccccaacccgcccccACGTTCCCAGCAAACTCGGTAAACTCACGTTTCACCTTGCAAATCCACAGAGAGGTCCTTTTGTCGCGGTACAATACGAAAAGACACTCGGCAGCGAGTATTGCTCCTGTGCCTTTCTGGGTTGATGGCCACCATGGATACCCATCGAACTGTGTGTGGTTGCTGACATCGAAGTCGGTGTCGAGCATACCATATCCGATGAAGCTGTCCGGTCTGACTTCGAGATCACCTCTTGTATGCAGGAGACTGGACCCCACAGGCTTTCTTAGCCAACCGTCGGCTCTCTTTCAATAGGGGGTAAATTGTGACCACCTGGGGGGCCTTTTCTGACACCCTGACGTCTTCCGTCCTGCCCTCGCGGTGTCATGGGACACCACCTCTTTCTCAAGTGAGATGGATGCGTGATATTACATGCAAAGACGATGAGAATAGCAGCAAAATAACCGGTACGAGGAATGTCTCTGGCACCGAACAGTTTTGGTTTGCCCTCAGGTCCAACTGGATGGTCACACACAGGGCCATAGCAAGGCACATATTCAGACTCCCGATTGCACTGCCCAAGCCAGACTCGCATGAGTCGGCGTGGAGAGATGGGCATTAGCGAAACAGTCAGCATCTTGTACGGGACGGGACGAGACGAAACGGAACGGTTGCGATCCTGAGGAATCCTCCGCAAAGGCGTCGTCCACCCCCGACCGTGCGTCTTGTTTGCGCGATCCTTAGACTCCGTCCTCTGTCTCATGATGAGGATCATAAGAGTCACTCGCCTTAGGCAAACACATCCCAAGTCTAGCTGACCCTACCCAGCTGAAGAGCCGGAATCCTGCTTGGTCCACCGTGTCCACTTCGTCAGGCTCGTGAcg
The sequence above is a segment of the Podospora pseudocomata strain CBS 415.72m chromosome 2 map unlocalized CBS415.72m_2, whole genome shotgun sequence genome. Coding sequences within it:
- a CDS encoding uncharacterized protein (EggNog:ENOG503P74V), with the protein product MCYQLIERYSSCRCLYYQHAIDRCAAYGRVGHTIQQRTILVGYACADHTAHSSGYDDYGYSQYSDSGYHSHGQGSHKSSHGSRYR